In one window of Roseofilum reptotaenium CS-1145 DNA:
- a CDS encoding rhomboid family intramembrane serine protease, with amino-acid sequence MIPIRDTQPISQTPVICYGLISLTIMVFFAEIHLDFTGELSDWVGYWGMIPGEITRLWQQAISSDNPAVWVAFLWRCFAILPALFLHYSYAQILGNLIFLYVFGKRLESQLGRFPFLGFYLIGGIVAGIIRIFLDPEVALPIVGANGAIAAILGAYVIKFPKAKIETLLPLLIIFIPIQLPAAFYLFWWFVQQFSYAIGSLNLHVNPLTPGYVLQQILAMGWGMAIASLHRKAL; translated from the coding sequence ATGATTCCCATCCGCGATACTCAACCCATTTCCCAAACTCCAGTCATCTGTTATGGGTTAATCAGCTTGACTATAATGGTATTTTTTGCCGAAATTCATTTAGATTTTACCGGAGAATTATCTGATTGGGTGGGCTATTGGGGCATGATTCCAGGGGAAATTACTCGATTGTGGCAACAGGCAATCAGCAGCGATAATCCGGCGGTATGGGTTGCATTTCTCTGGCGATGTTTTGCCATTTTACCGGCTCTATTTCTGCATTACAGCTATGCCCAAATTCTGGGAAATTTAATCTTTTTATACGTGTTTGGAAAACGGCTGGAAAGCCAACTGGGGCGCTTCCCTTTTCTGGGGTTTTATCTGATTGGCGGTATCGTAGCAGGTATAATCCGTATTTTCCTCGATCCGGAAGTTGCTTTACCGATCGTTGGTGCCAATGGCGCGATCGCCGCGATCCTAGGCGCGTACGTCATCAAGTTTCCCAAAGCTAAAATCGAAACACTTCTCCCTCTGCTGATTATCTTTATCCCAATTCAACTCCCAGCCGCTTTTTATCTGTTTTGGTGGTTTGTGCAGCAATTTTCCTACGCTATCGGCTCCTTGAATCTCCACGTTAATCCGCTTACACCTGGGTATGTTCTGCAACAGATACTGGCTATGGGGTGGGGAATGGCGATCGCCTCTTTACACCGCAAAGCGCTGTAA